GGGATCAGGAAGTTGACCGGCACCGAGTCCGCGTCCAGCTCGCGCAGCGCCAGCACCACATCGACCAGGTCCTCGTCGCTCTCGCCCATCCCCGCGATCAGCCCCGAGCAGGGCGAGAGCCCCGCATCCCGCGCCCGCTCGACCGTCTCCACCCGGTCCGCGTAGTCGTGGGTGGTGCAGATGTCGCCGTAGGTCGCCTCGGAGGTGTTGAGGTTGTGGTTGTAGGCGTCGGCGCCCGCCTCCCGCAGCCGGCCGGCCTGCCCCTCCTTGAGCAGCCCGAGGCAGGCGCACACCTCCACGCTCTCGTTCTGCTCCTTGATGGCCGAGATGGTCCGCGAGACCCGGTCCACGTCGCGGTCGGTCGGCCCGCGCCCGCTGGCCACCACGCACACCCGCTTCGCCCCGCCCCGCACCCCGGCGGAGGCGGCGTCGGCGGCCTCCTGGGGCTTGAGCCACGTGTAGGTGAGGATCCCGGTGTCCGAGCCGAGCCGCTGCGAGCAGTACGAGCAGTCCTCGGGGCACAGTCCGGACTTGAGGTTGACGAGATAGTTCAGCTTCACGCGCCGGCCGAACCACCGGCGGCGCACCTTCCCCGCAGCCGCGACCACGTCGAGCAGTTCGTCCTCGGAGGTACGCAGTACGGCCAGCGCCTCCTCCCGTGTCGGCGTCTCGCGCCGCAGCCCCTTGTCCACCAGTGTCTTCAACAGGTCGTCCATGGGCACGATCCTTGCCCATGGCACCGGGCGAGGTAATGGAGGAAGCCTACAAGTCCGCTTGAGTCGGATGTGGATGTTGTCACACGTCGAGCTCGACCATGGGACGTTAGGTTCTATGCACTGCCTACAAACAATGTGAAGAGAGCAGCCATGTCCCAGGATCCCTTCGCGTGGACCGTGACGGCGCTTGAGACCCGCCGTGCCGCGGGCCTGCTGCGCACCTTGCTGCCCCGCCCCGCCACCTGGGGGCTGCTCGACCTCGCCGGCAACGACTACCTCGGCCTCACCCGCCACCCCGAGGTCACCGAGGCGGCTGCCGAGGCCGCCGTGCGCTGGGGCGCGGGCGCGAGCGGCTCGCGGCTGGTGACCGGCTCCACCGAACTGCACGCCCGGCTGGAGGAGGAACTGGCGGAGTTCTGCGGCTTCGAGGCGGCCCTCGTGCTGTCCTC
This sequence is a window from Streptomyces sp. NBC_01775. Protein-coding genes within it:
- the bioB gene encoding biotin synthase BioB — encoded protein: MDDLLKTLVDKGLRRETPTREEALAVLRTSEDELLDVVAAAGKVRRRWFGRRVKLNYLVNLKSGLCPEDCSYCSQRLGSDTGILTYTWLKPQEAADAASAGVRGGAKRVCVVASGRGPTDRDVDRVSRTISAIKEQNESVEVCACLGLLKEGQAGRLREAGADAYNHNLNTSEATYGDICTTHDYADRVETVERARDAGLSPCSGLIAGMGESDEDLVDVVLALRELDADSVPVNFLIPFEGTPLGQEWNLTPQRALRILAMVRFVCPDIEVRLAGGREVHLRSLQPLALHLANSMFLGDYLTSEGQAGQADLDMIADAGFVVEGTEETTLPAHRREERPHERVSVRLRGAGTELPPNA